From one Chlamydiifrater phoenicopteri genomic stretch:
- a CDS encoding tetratricopeptide repeat protein, translated as MESKTPELPTLKAPDTQEGTKPFFEFLISELRDLLENDSLPEEERETAFHALAKTVEKLEKEERFRSFVKLGQKLGVKLQSAKVLHAVCRFAEDYIKHFNNTIDTYDRIAITLIHASSCFEIYQITRQESFLNCSLVGFQNIQQILNFFPQLDLFLTSSHFDYEEKSSEPSTLESSVNYNTIGRAYLEAYYLSKENEHIFLAQKFLEKALYLYPTNSLFKISYAELLITLGDRTGSSKFAQKAVSLLSSAIFQTFNRFTVSPLYTRGRYLYARALEMLFRLTYCVTYFNKANEAFREIAQESPSNENLWLLWGSMLISFGIFSQNPMYVESGLDKLSFLKGKTTSPMTLTRELAVGIAVLGLYLEEPTLFQESKYRIISTLKLFPENIKLLPALGVTQLCDAIYFSDDEKFSVAISCLLTALEDDETVDVLERLFDAYLAWGMQKKSSILLKKGLAIAERLCQLRPEVFIFWRDRGKILFLLAKYMSDTPYAELFLEESLLYYSKAWELSQEESVLEAWGITLRELGALKKNKDLYNQALNFFHSLQKESRHHLKYTLELVETYISLAENLASPESAEKAVTLLNAYEVDRRDDEDVLLLLGRAYLLLSIEKDKAFSRVAEKTLIRCVEKGCLEALYPLSKLYATLGEKDRAIKLFHKALDSGSDISWSQVQQDKVFDKMNLKKVFSSALRNKQM; from the coding sequence ATGGAAAGTAAAACCCCGGAATTACCAACTCTCAAAGCGCCTGACACCCAGGAAGGCACAAAGCCTTTCTTTGAATTTCTCATCTCTGAACTTCGGGATCTTTTAGAAAACGACTCTTTGCCCGAAGAGGAGAGAGAAACGGCTTTCCACGCTCTAGCAAAAACTGTGGAAAAATTGGAGAAGGAGGAGCGCTTTCGCAGCTTTGTTAAGCTTGGCCAGAAGCTAGGGGTCAAGCTTCAAAGTGCTAAGGTGCTACACGCTGTATGCCGTTTTGCCGAAGATTATATAAAACATTTCAATAATACTATAGATACTTATGATCGGATAGCCATCACTTTAATTCACGCTTCTTCCTGCTTCGAAATATATCAAATTACCAGACAAGAAAGCTTCTTAAACTGTTCGTTGGTCGGATTTCAAAACATTCAGCAAATATTAAACTTTTTTCCTCAACTAGATTTATTTTTGACTTCCTCCCATTTCGACTACGAAGAAAAGTCATCCGAACCTTCAACTCTCGAAAGTTCTGTTAACTACAATACTATAGGCAGAGCTTACCTGGAGGCCTATTACCTTTCTAAAGAGAACGAACATATCTTTTTAGCTCAAAAATTTTTAGAAAAAGCCCTCTACTTATATCCGACGAACTCTCTTTTCAAAATTAGTTATGCAGAGTTGTTGATAACCTTAGGAGATAGAACAGGAAGCTCAAAATTCGCACAAAAAGCTGTCTCTCTTTTATCTTCGGCTATTTTTCAGACCTTCAATAGATTCACTGTATCCCCCTTGTATACTAGAGGACGATATCTCTACGCCAGGGCTCTTGAAATGTTATTTCGTCTCACATACTGCGTGACATACTTCAATAAGGCTAATGAGGCCTTTAGAGAGATTGCGCAAGAATCTCCCTCTAATGAGAACCTTTGGCTTCTGTGGGGGAGCATGCTGATATCTTTTGGCATATTTAGCCAGAACCCTATGTATGTTGAGTCAGGATTGGACAAACTTTCTTTTCTGAAAGGGAAAACAACAAGTCCTATGACTCTTACTAGGGAGCTAGCTGTAGGCATAGCGGTTTTAGGCTTATATCTAGAAGAGCCAACCTTGTTTCAAGAAAGTAAATATCGGATTATTTCAACGTTAAAGCTATTCCCTGAAAACATTAAGTTACTTCCCGCATTGGGAGTTACTCAACTATGCGATGCTATATATTTTTCCGATGATGAAAAATTTTCTGTGGCGATCTCTTGTCTACTCACAGCCTTAGAAGACGATGAAACTGTTGATGTTCTTGAAAGACTTTTTGATGCCTACTTGGCATGGGGAATGCAGAAGAAGAGCTCCATTTTATTAAAAAAAGGTTTGGCCATTGCTGAAAGACTTTGTCAATTACGACCCGAAGTATTTATTTTTTGGAGAGATCGAGGCAAAATTCTTTTTCTGTTAGCTAAATACATGTCAGACACTCCTTATGCGGAACTTTTCTTGGAAGAATCCTTGCTATATTACTCCAAAGCATGGGAGCTTTCTCAAGAAGAAAGCGTTCTAGAAGCTTGGGGAATTACCTTAAGAGAACTTGGCGCTTTAAAAAAAAATAAAGATTTATACAACCAAGCTCTGAATTTTTTTCATTCCCTACAAAAAGAATCTAGACACCACCTAAAGTATACGTTGGAGCTAGTGGAAACCTATATTTCACTAGCAGAAAATTTAGCAAGCCCAGAAAGTGCAGAAAAAGCTGTGACACTTTTAAATGCTTATGAGGTAGATAGGAGGGATGATGAGGATGTATTGCTATTACTAGGAAGAGCCTATTTGCTCCTTTCGATAGAAAAAGACAAAGCTTTCTCTAGAGTTGCAGAGAAAACTCTAATAAGATGCGTTGAAAAAGGATGCCTGGAAGCTCTCTATCCTCTGTCTAAACTTTACGCCACTCTAGGAGAAAAGGACCGGGCAATAAAGCTCTTTCACAAAGCTTTGGATAGTGGCTCCGATATTTCGTGGTCGCAAGTACAACAAGATAAAGTTTTTGATAAAATGAATTTAAAAAAGGTTTTTTCATCCGCTTTAAGAAACAAACAAATGTAA
- a CDS encoding LOG family protein encodes MLEKEDEVSMGGAFLSNSDPLIAFFGGDKVSPKSKEYLFAQKLAERLSNDCFNIVTGGGNGIMEAANSGALSGSGLSYVLHFEEFPFNPYFSPGCIFSFKDLSAQKRVILENSAAYIFFPGGFGTFNELSEVISLFSVGQLLVRPAILVGSNFWYPLLEWIKTQIFQNKYAEIDVFSKLLVLDSEEEIVHTIKSFLDNL; translated from the coding sequence ATGCTAGAAAAAGAGGATGAGGTTTCTATGGGCGGGGCTTTTTTGTCTAACTCCGATCCCCTTATAGCATTCTTTGGCGGAGATAAAGTATCTCCAAAAAGTAAGGAATATTTATTCGCTCAAAAGTTGGCAGAAAGATTATCGAATGACTGTTTTAACATAGTCACGGGAGGAGGAAATGGTATAATGGAAGCGGCCAATTCTGGGGCCCTTTCGGGTTCAGGTTTGTCCTACGTGCTCCACTTTGAAGAGTTTCCTTTTAATCCTTACTTTTCTCCAGGGTGTATATTTTCTTTTAAAGATTTATCTGCTCAAAAGCGGGTTATTCTAGAGAACTCTGCTGCGTATATTTTCTTCCCAGGAGGGTTTGGAACTTTTAATGAGCTTTCAGAAGTTATTTCTTTATTTTCTGTGGGTCAACTCCTTGTTCGGCCAGCAATTCTTGTTGGGAGTAATTTTTGGTATCCACTTTTGGAATGGATTAAAACCCAGATATTTCAAAATAAATATGCTGAGATTGACGTTTTTTCTAAGTTGTTAGTTTTGGACAGCGAAGAAGAGATTGTGCACACAATAAAATCTTTTCTAGACAATTTATAA
- a CDS encoding CT214 family putative inclusion membrane protein, whose protein sequence is MVPSLNSLENNSQARHTLFSSRDCVILVVLKALTILSVTIISILVATGCFSLTGASIAIPISIFSIWFLGITLLFFINKRELSKFSSFDEKKLIFSQRQKDLIKWGISQKKLFSQTLQESDVSISISVVPYLREFFPKETFSQRVSGFQKDFDNTLKEIFSTMEHAKKNFSGFSDFLKKEFLYLFGPSVKKPDITPKLFPCKDIVENFALTYSLSDILCFCDDNPETWNILSEKIFQSAQQAHIRFIKNRSPTLTLKDSTIYICRLLNTWFLGKTLEEGTLHSLSECKKELLSEELKQALTGGNLCRFIIHKASTKDSDPLVALFKDPEDLDALSAKNNESLSIGIGNLGNKNPKLQTFKNELIQKLSIYNAISTPGSRLYSYHLWKNKDKLLEAYEFIKENSKTILNNPIIVLEIIHNDENLQKFIKEFLQTGFNFEKIKKIIRPIILGGISSRSFTKKDIQLFCNRFNLAEKSFLESVSNGTLLHLLFPKLFEQ, encoded by the coding sequence TTGGTTCCTAGTCTTAATTCTCTTGAAAACAATTCTCAGGCCAGGCACACCCTTTTTTCCTCCAGAGATTGCGTTATACTAGTTGTTCTTAAGGCATTAACTATCTTGTCTGTCACCATTATTTCTATTTTGGTCGCAACGGGCTGCTTTTCCTTGACAGGGGCTTCCATAGCCATTCCTATATCCATATTCTCTATATGGTTTCTTGGGATAACGCTACTCTTTTTTATTAACAAACGAGAGCTGTCCAAATTTAGTTCTTTTGATGAAAAAAAACTAATCTTTTCTCAAAGACAAAAGGACCTCATTAAATGGGGCATCTCTCAAAAAAAGCTTTTCTCACAAACACTGCAAGAATCTGACGTTTCTATATCGATATCCGTAGTTCCTTACCTAAGAGAATTCTTTCCCAAAGAAACTTTCAGCCAAAGAGTATCTGGCTTTCAAAAGGATTTTGACAACACTCTCAAAGAGATCTTCTCGACCATGGAACATGCCAAGAAAAACTTTAGCGGATTCTCAGATTTTCTAAAGAAAGAGTTTTTATATCTTTTTGGCCCCTCTGTAAAAAAACCCGACATCACCCCTAAACTCTTTCCCTGCAAGGATATCGTAGAAAATTTTGCCCTCACCTACTCTTTATCTGATATTCTCTGTTTCTGCGACGACAATCCAGAAACATGGAACATTTTGTCCGAAAAAATATTTCAAAGTGCTCAACAGGCTCATATCAGGTTTATTAAAAATAGAAGCCCGACCTTAACTTTAAAAGACTCGACTATCTACATATGTCGACTTTTAAATACTTGGTTCCTGGGGAAAACTCTTGAAGAGGGGACTTTGCATTCCTTGTCAGAATGTAAAAAGGAACTCTTATCGGAAGAACTCAAGCAAGCTCTTACCGGAGGAAACTTATGCAGATTCATCATTCATAAAGCATCCACTAAGGATTCAGATCCTCTTGTAGCCCTTTTCAAGGATCCAGAAGATTTAGATGCTCTTTCAGCAAAAAACAACGAAAGCCTAAGCATAGGTATAGGCAATCTAGGAAACAAAAATCCCAAACTGCAAACCTTTAAGAATGAACTAATCCAAAAACTATCCATTTATAATGCTATTTCTACGCCAGGATCCAGGCTATACTCCTACCATCTTTGGAAAAACAAAGACAAGCTACTAGAAGCGTATGAATTCATCAAAGAGAATTCAAAAACCATCCTAAATAACCCCATCATCGTATTAGAAATCATTCATAATGATGAAAATCTACAAAAGTTTATTAAAGAATTTCTACAGACTGGGTTCAACTTTGAAAAAATAAAGAAAATAATCCGTCCGATCATCTTGGGTGGAATTTCTAGCAGAAGTTTCACAAAAAAAGATATTCAATTATTCTGCAATCGATTTAACCTGGCCGAAAAATCTTTTTTGGAATCTGTATCTAATGGGACCTTGTTGCACCTTCTATTTCCAAAGTTATTCGAACAGTAG
- the mgtE gene encoding magnesium transporter: MDTKTSHLDDELSFKLEKAFDHLSSTDVHSHDVAKIVAEYNPIDLAYAVSGLPSASRAILYKNLSCISSKVAFIINTDSASRWAIFRKLSDTEVCSLIEQMPPDEAVWVLDDIPDRRYRRILDLIDSKKAQKIKDLQKHGRNTAGRLMTNEFFAFPMETTLQDVSACIRNNPGIDLTRLIFVLDFKGELQGVVTDRSLIINPPEVSLKQIMHQVEHKVLPDATREEVVDIVERYKIAALPVVDEDNFLIGAITYEDVVETIEDIADETIARMAGTTEDLGYHNCHIFQRFLLRAPWLLFTLVAGLTSASAMAYFQRLAPKLLSLIMFFIPLINGMSGNVGVQCSTILVRSMATGTLPCGRRRETIFKEMGIGLLTGVILGVLCGLVVYGASFLGFFSGNNLQLGVTVATGILGASLTATTLGVLSPFFFVKIGVDPALASGPIVTALNDIMSMLMFFVITGIVNAIFFN, encoded by the coding sequence ATGGACACAAAAACCAGTCATCTTGACGACGAGTTGAGCTTTAAGCTAGAAAAAGCTTTTGATCATTTGTCCTCGACGGATGTTCATTCTCATGACGTAGCTAAGATTGTAGCAGAATATAATCCTATCGACTTGGCTTATGCTGTTTCTGGGCTTCCTTCGGCTTCTAGAGCCATCCTATACAAGAATCTTTCTTGTATTTCTTCGAAGGTAGCTTTCATTATCAATACAGACTCTGCATCAAGATGGGCTATCTTTCGAAAACTCTCAGATACAGAAGTATGCTCTCTTATCGAACAAATGCCTCCGGATGAAGCCGTCTGGGTTCTTGATGATATCCCTGATAGACGTTACCGAAGGATTTTAGATCTTATAGACTCTAAAAAAGCTCAAAAAATTAAAGACTTGCAAAAACATGGCAGGAATACAGCTGGTCGTTTAATGACTAATGAATTTTTCGCTTTCCCTATGGAAACAACTTTGCAAGACGTTTCTGCCTGCATTCGTAATAATCCTGGTATAGACCTCACAAGACTGATTTTCGTCCTTGATTTTAAAGGAGAGCTACAGGGCGTTGTTACAGATAGGAGCCTCATTATTAATCCACCAGAAGTATCTCTAAAGCAAATCATGCATCAAGTTGAACATAAAGTACTTCCTGATGCTACGAGAGAAGAGGTTGTAGATATAGTTGAGAGATACAAAATCGCTGCATTGCCGGTTGTTGATGAGGATAATTTTCTTATAGGGGCCATTACCTATGAAGATGTTGTCGAAACTATAGAAGACATAGCCGATGAAACTATAGCTAGAATGGCCGGAACAACAGAGGATTTGGGTTATCATAACTGCCATATATTTCAACGCTTTTTATTACGCGCTCCTTGGCTACTTTTTACTTTAGTTGCGGGGTTAACAAGCGCCTCTGCTATGGCATATTTCCAAAGATTAGCTCCCAAGCTACTGTCACTCATCATGTTCTTCATTCCTCTCATTAACGGAATGTCAGGAAACGTGGGTGTTCAATGTAGTACCATACTTGTCCGTAGCATGGCAACAGGGACACTTCCCTGTGGACGAAGGAGAGAAACTATTTTCAAAGAAATGGGAATAGGCCTGCTTACAGGTGTTATTTTAGGAGTTCTTTGTGGCCTCGTAGTTTATGGGGCTAGTTTCTTGGGATTTTTCTCTGGAAACAATCTTCAGTTAGGAGTGACTGTTGCAACAGGGATTTTAGGCGCATCTCTGACAGCTACAACCTTAGGAGTCCTATCTCCGTTTTTCTTTGTTAAAATAGGCGTAGATCCGGCACTAGCTTCTGGACCAATAGTCACAGCTTTAAATGATATTATGTCTATGTTGATGTTCTTTGTGATTACAGGAATTGTCAATGCTATTTTCTTTAACTAG
- a CDS encoding CT214 family putative inclusion membrane protein: MPAQETSVSFCEFSLRRHYSRWSLDYALPAIFYVLGMITFSFLCLAVGFIIPSSAIVSITFLTTFVLSALGIISYLCFNKRIFSSRLELLDPTAFFPPKILKRLLVFDEKDSDKDFCKKNFPNSFFVPLGLHLEEQKEPEPARSQHIEKILVALHTLTDGKRNDPPPIMSIMKEVLFKDYEYLKDPIDSISFLSCSRGEAFLEAFLKFSVSYLEHHAERISAFWLNEFFSPSEHFYPTVSLVKSITKKFSEEQTEQNFLKETVLANLRLANVFLYGKVMKSLVDRNSVEEVIRKVFPKTLPADVTDFSRSGNFIGVVLSNLSQETRNSILQGNSVNDISAAKLLEVVSTKKTSLNSLTYASDDPEDLLKISKKKAWLIELLSVFNLPTGKFFLVGKVIFRIKAIINSIEKIKNNIEEFLSDPLLILEVIRENPELQEIIKVYSPLSPDVLENLASPMFSGPCYFGIASKKEVRIFLKRVHISEEDFTAAIKSNRILHLLLPKMF; encoded by the coding sequence ATGCCTGCTCAAGAGACCTCTGTTTCTTTTTGTGAGTTTTCACTGAGAAGACATTACTCTCGGTGGTCCTTGGATTATGCTCTTCCGGCTATCTTTTACGTTTTAGGGATGATCACTTTTTCTTTCCTCTGTCTAGCTGTAGGGTTCATCATTCCATCTTCAGCTATTGTTTCTATTACATTTCTTACCACCTTTGTTCTCTCTGCTCTAGGAATCATTTCCTACCTATGTTTTAACAAAAGAATATTCTCTTCTCGCTTAGAATTATTAGATCCGACGGCTTTTTTCCCTCCCAAAATTTTAAAAAGATTGCTTGTCTTTGATGAAAAAGATAGTGACAAAGATTTTTGTAAAAAGAATTTTCCTAACTCTTTTTTTGTTCCTTTAGGACTCCATTTAGAGGAACAAAAAGAACCAGAGCCAGCAAGAAGTCAACATATTGAAAAAATTCTTGTTGCACTTCACACTCTCACTGATGGAAAGAGAAATGATCCCCCTCCAATCATGAGCATTATGAAGGAGGTATTATTCAAAGATTATGAGTATCTTAAGGATCCTATCGACAGTATTTCCTTCTTAAGTTGCAGTAGGGGAGAAGCCTTTCTTGAAGCTTTTTTGAAATTTTCTGTATCTTACCTTGAGCATCATGCTGAAAGGATCTCTGCTTTCTGGTTAAATGAGTTTTTCTCTCCTTCAGAACATTTCTATCCAACGGTCTCTCTTGTAAAGAGCATTACGAAGAAATTCTCAGAAGAACAGACTGAGCAAAACTTTCTAAAAGAAACAGTCCTAGCCAACTTAAGGTTGGCTAATGTATTTCTTTACGGGAAAGTTATGAAAAGTTTAGTCGATAGAAATTCTGTAGAAGAAGTTATAAGAAAAGTCTTTCCTAAAACCCTTCCTGCTGACGTAACAGATTTTTCCCGATCGGGAAACTTTATAGGAGTAGTTTTGAGCAATCTATCCCAAGAAACAAGAAACTCTATCCTCCAGGGAAATTCTGTTAACGACATATCAGCTGCAAAACTTTTGGAAGTAGTCTCCACAAAGAAAACCTCTCTTAACTCCTTGACATATGCTAGTGACGATCCTGAAGATTTACTAAAAATTTCAAAGAAAAAAGCTTGGTTGATTGAGCTGCTTTCAGTATTTAATCTACCTACAGGAAAATTTTTCCTCGTAGGCAAAGTCATCTTTAGAATTAAAGCGATTATCAATAGCATAGAAAAAATTAAAAATAACATAGAAGAGTTTCTCTCTGACCCGCTCCTTATTTTAGAGGTAATCAGAGAAAACCCTGAACTCCAAGAAATCATAAAAGTCTATTCTCCGCTGTCTCCTGACGTTTTGGAGAATTTGGCCTCTCCAATGTTTTCAGGACCTTGCTATTTCGGAATAGCCTCTAAAAAAGAGGTTCGAATCTTTCTGAAGAGGGTACACATCTCAGAAGAAGACTTTACGGCTGCTATAAAAAGCAACCGCATCCTCCATCTTCTTCTTCCAAAAATGTTTTAA